The following proteins are co-located in the Polymorphospora rubra genome:
- a CDS encoding 4-hydroxyphenylacetate 3-hydroxylase N-terminal domain-containing protein yields MTLPGTDERPFTGAEYLESLRDGREVWIYGERVKDVTSHPAFRNNARMVARLYDALHGEAERDVLTMPTDTGSGGFTHRFFRAPRDVDELRRSRDAIAAWQRHCYGWLGRSPDYKASFLATLGANADFYAPYADNARTWYRRAQQRVLHVNHALVHPPVDRHRRPDEVADVYVHVERETDAGLIVSGAKVVATGSALTHYNFIAHHGLPIKERPFAVVFLAPMDTPGVKLLCRASYEMTAARTGSPFDYPLASRMDENDAVIVFDSALIPWENVLVYGDTEKANTFFHNSGFLPRFTLHGVTRLAVKLDFICGLLIKAVEINGTSDFRSVQANIGEVMVWRHLMWALSDAMIERSRPWAGGFVQPNEEYALTYRVLAPIAYGKVRELVQHTAGSGLIYLNSNVADFHAEEIRPYLDRYLRGSHGHTAVDRVKVMKLLWDSVGSEFAGRHELYERSHAGNAEETRVQTLKKGTAAGLAGHMLDLVDSCLSEYDLNGWTAPDLVNPTGPVTTDDA; encoded by the coding sequence GTGACGCTACCCGGCACTGACGAGCGGCCGTTCACGGGCGCGGAGTATCTCGAGAGCCTGCGCGACGGCCGGGAGGTGTGGATCTACGGCGAGCGGGTCAAGGACGTCACCAGCCATCCGGCGTTCCGCAACAACGCCCGGATGGTCGCCCGGCTCTACGACGCGCTGCACGGCGAGGCCGAACGCGACGTGCTGACCATGCCGACCGACACCGGGTCCGGCGGGTTCACCCACCGCTTCTTCCGCGCCCCCCGCGACGTCGACGAGCTGCGCCGCTCCCGGGACGCGATCGCCGCCTGGCAGCGGCACTGCTACGGCTGGCTCGGCCGCTCCCCGGACTACAAGGCGTCGTTCCTGGCCACGCTGGGCGCCAACGCCGACTTCTACGCCCCGTACGCCGACAATGCCCGGACCTGGTACCGGCGGGCCCAGCAGCGCGTGCTGCACGTCAACCACGCCCTGGTGCACCCGCCGGTGGACCGGCACCGCCGCCCCGACGAGGTCGCCGACGTGTACGTGCACGTCGAGCGGGAGACCGACGCCGGCCTGATCGTCAGCGGCGCGAAGGTGGTCGCCACCGGGTCGGCGCTGACCCACTACAACTTCATCGCCCACCACGGCCTGCCGATCAAGGAGAGGCCGTTCGCGGTGGTGTTCCTCGCCCCGATGGACACCCCCGGGGTCAAGCTGCTGTGCCGCGCCTCGTACGAGATGACCGCGGCGCGCACCGGCAGCCCGTTCGACTATCCGCTGGCCAGCCGGATGGACGAGAACGACGCGGTGATCGTCTTCGACTCGGCGTTGATCCCGTGGGAGAACGTGCTGGTCTACGGCGACACCGAGAAGGCCAACACGTTCTTCCACAACTCCGGCTTCCTGCCCCGGTTCACCCTGCACGGGGTGACCCGGCTGGCGGTCAAGCTGGACTTCATCTGCGGCCTGCTGATCAAGGCGGTCGAGATCAACGGCACGTCGGACTTCCGTAGCGTGCAGGCCAACATCGGCGAGGTGATGGTCTGGCGGCACCTGATGTGGGCGCTGTCGGACGCGATGATCGAACGCTCCCGGCCGTGGGCGGGCGGCTTCGTCCAGCCCAACGAGGAGTACGCGCTGACCTACCGGGTGCTCGCGCCGATCGCGTACGGCAAGGTCCGCGAACTGGTCCAGCACACCGCCGGCAGCGGGCTGATCTACCTGAACTCCAACGTGGCCGACTTCCACGCCGAGGAGATCCGCCCGTACCTGGACCGCTACCTGCGCGGCTCGCACGGGCACACGGCGGTCGACCGGGTCAAGGTGATGAAGCTGCTGTGGGACTCCGTCGGCAGCGAGTTCGCCGGCCGGCACGAACTCTACGAGCGCAGCCACGCCGGCAACGCCGAGGAGACCCGGGTGCAGACGCTGAAGAAGGGCACCGCGGCCGGGCTGGCCGGCCACATGCTCGACCTGGTCGACAGCTGCCTGTCGGAGTACGACCTCAACGGCTGGACCGCGCCCGACCTGGTGAACCCGACCGGCCCGGTCACCACCGACGACGCCTGA
- a CDS encoding PLP-dependent aminotransferase family protein, producing the protein MTGPRVATAADVRLELRAADLCAALSDPVIESATFLNEISSRHPTAISLAAGRPYDGFFDPGQITGLVDEYVRHLRDEGLDDAAVTRHLFQYGRTAGHIHELVARTVANDTGLVVDPASVVVVTGAQEGMFITARALCAGPDDVLLVPTPCYIGMLGAASLLDITVVGVPEGPGGLRPADVAATAARVRAAGRTPRALYVVPNFANPSGHTMSAPDRAALLAVAREQRLILVEDDPYGFLAAPEDRLPALKALDTTGHVVHIGTFAKTCFPGARVGYVIADQTVRTGDGRRTLLADQLGLIRSMITVNTSAIAQAVIGGMLVRSGCRLDTVNRDRIRFYRDNMRHLLDRLTAEFPPDRRADHGVSWHAPAGGFFVVLDLPFPADEELLARSAADYQVLWTPMSYFYAGGGGSHQLRLACSALPPEQITEGVRRLARLVRDRNATAGPDHVAASAAANQTAAAAAADRGGTP; encoded by the coding sequence ATGACCGGCCCGCGGGTCGCCACGGCGGCGGACGTACGCCTCGAACTGCGTGCCGCCGACCTGTGCGCGGCACTGTCCGACCCGGTCATCGAGTCCGCCACGTTCCTCAACGAGATCTCCTCCCGGCACCCGACCGCGATCTCGCTGGCGGCCGGGCGGCCGTACGACGGGTTCTTCGACCCCGGGCAGATCACCGGCCTCGTCGACGAGTACGTCCGCCACCTGCGCGACGAGGGGCTGGACGACGCCGCGGTGACCCGGCACCTGTTCCAGTACGGCCGGACCGCCGGCCACATCCACGAACTGGTGGCCCGCACCGTCGCCAACGACACCGGACTGGTCGTCGACCCGGCGTCCGTCGTCGTGGTGACCGGGGCACAGGAGGGCATGTTCATCACCGCCCGGGCGTTGTGCGCGGGACCGGACGACGTGCTGCTGGTGCCCACCCCGTGCTACATCGGGATGCTCGGCGCGGCCAGCCTGCTCGACATCACCGTGGTGGGCGTACCGGAGGGACCGGGCGGGTTGCGCCCGGCCGACGTGGCGGCGACGGCCGCCCGGGTCCGCGCCGCCGGCCGCACCCCCCGCGCCCTGTACGTGGTGCCGAACTTCGCCAACCCCTCCGGACACACCATGTCCGCACCGGACCGGGCGGCCCTGCTCGCCGTCGCCCGCGAGCAGCGGCTGATCCTCGTCGAGGACGACCCGTACGGCTTCCTGGCCGCACCGGAGGACCGGCTGCCCGCGCTGAAGGCGCTGGACACCACCGGCCATGTCGTGCACATCGGCACCTTCGCCAAGACCTGCTTCCCCGGTGCCCGGGTCGGCTACGTCATCGCCGACCAGACCGTACGCACCGGCGACGGCCGGCGGACCCTGCTGGCCGACCAGCTCGGCCTGATCCGCAGCATGATCACGGTCAACACGTCGGCGATCGCCCAGGCGGTCATCGGCGGGATGCTGGTGCGCTCCGGCTGCCGGCTCGACACCGTCAACCGGGACCGGATCCGGTTCTACCGCGACAACATGCGGCACCTGCTGGACCGGCTGACGGCCGAGTTCCCGCCGGACCGCCGCGCCGATCACGGGGTGTCCTGGCACGCGCCGGCCGGCGGCTTCTTCGTCGTGCTCGACCTGCCGTTCCCGGCCGACGAGGAGCTGTTGGCCCGGTCCGCCGCCGACTACCAGGTGCTGTGGACACCGATGAGCTACTTCTACGCCGGCGGCGGCGGCAGCCACCAGCTCCGGCTGGCGTGCAGCGCGCTGCCACCCGAGCAGATCACCGAAGGCGTACGGCGGCTGGCCCGCCTGGTCCGGGACCGGAACGCGACCGCCGGCCCCGACCACGTCGCAGCGTCAGCGGCCGCGAACCAGACCGCCGCCGCGGCGGCGGCCGATCGAGGAGGTACGCCGTGA
- the hppD gene encoding 4-hydroxyphenylpyruvate dioxygenase, whose product MDPAGIDHVELCTDQPDQLVAYFRDGMGCTARPVDDPAGGGRVLLTQGDIRLLITPGSADDTAARYVERHGDGVRDIAFGVADAAQAYATALRRGGQPVTAPAVRTLPDGTPGLVAAVAGPGDLVHSLVQRLEPALPAARDGALLTLVDHVAMCVPAGELASTVEFYSRVFGLRTIFEEKIEVGDQAMNSTVVQNQRADITLTLIEPDTSRAPGQIDAFVADHGGPGVQHLAFLTDDITVAVPTLRDRAVTFLTAPESYYPMLAERLPHLENVIAPLRGLNVLLDNDHWGHLLQIFTQSRHPRGTLFYEIIERRQARTFGSGNIRALYAAVEHDRLTAGAPDRT is encoded by the coding sequence ATGGATCCCGCCGGCATCGACCACGTCGAACTGTGCACCGACCAGCCCGACCAGCTGGTGGCGTACTTCCGCGACGGCATGGGCTGCACGGCCCGGCCGGTGGACGACCCGGCCGGCGGAGGCCGGGTCCTGCTCACCCAGGGCGACATCCGGCTGCTGATCACCCCCGGCTCCGCCGACGACACCGCCGCCCGGTACGTCGAACGGCACGGCGACGGGGTCCGCGACATCGCGTTCGGGGTCGCCGACGCCGCCCAGGCGTACGCGACCGCACTGCGCCGCGGCGGGCAGCCGGTCACCGCCCCCGCGGTCCGGACGCTGCCGGACGGCACCCCCGGGCTGGTCGCCGCCGTGGCCGGCCCGGGTGACCTGGTGCACTCCCTGGTCCAGCGGCTCGAACCCGCCCTCCCCGCGGCCCGCGACGGCGCGCTGCTCACCCTCGTCGACCACGTCGCCATGTGCGTGCCGGCCGGCGAACTCGCCTCGACCGTCGAGTTCTACAGCCGGGTCTTCGGGCTCCGGACGATCTTCGAGGAGAAGATCGAGGTCGGCGACCAGGCGATGAACTCGACCGTGGTGCAGAACCAGCGGGCCGACATCACGCTGACCCTGATCGAGCCGGACACCAGCCGCGCCCCCGGTCAGATCGACGCGTTCGTCGCCGACCACGGCGGCCCCGGCGTGCAGCACCTCGCGTTCCTGACCGACGACATCACCGTCGCCGTACCGACGCTGCGGGACCGGGCCGTCACCTTCCTGACCGCGCCGGAGAGCTACTACCCGATGCTCGCCGAGCGGCTGCCCCACCTGGAGAACGTCATCGCGCCGCTGCGCGGGCTGAACGTGCTGCTCGACAACGACCACTGGGGACACCTGCTCCAGATCTTCACCCAGTCGCGGCACCCCCGGGGCACCCTGTTCTACGAGATCATCGAGCGCCGCCAGGCCCGTACCTTCGGCAGCGGCAACATCCGCGCCCTGTACGCCGCAGTCGAGCACGACCGGCTCACCGCCGGGGCACCCGACCGCACATGA
- a CDS encoding O-methyltransferase: MKVITIPGVEEYAAAHTTADPDHLLDLAAETRARCERPHMMIGPVEARFLQFFLLTLQPKRVLEVGTFTGYSSLSMIEVLPPDAEITTCEISQEHADIARKHIAAAGYGDRISVRVGPALETVSTLTGPFDFVLLDADQRHFPEYLDLVLPLLSEDGVVVADNVLWSGAVLEPEDTEPATEGIRRFNDAVVARPDLVCVLASVRDGMMFIRRKKATS; encoded by the coding sequence GTGAAGGTGATTACCATACCGGGCGTCGAGGAATACGCCGCCGCCCACACAACGGCAGATCCGGACCACCTGCTCGACCTCGCCGCCGAGACGCGGGCACGCTGCGAGCGGCCGCACATGATGATCGGCCCGGTCGAGGCGCGCTTCCTGCAGTTCTTTCTGCTCACGCTGCAACCGAAGCGCGTCCTGGAGGTCGGCACGTTCACCGGCTACTCCTCGCTGTCGATGATCGAGGTACTGCCCCCGGACGCCGAGATCACCACCTGCGAGATCAGCCAGGAACACGCTGACATCGCCCGCAAGCACATTGCCGCAGCCGGTTACGGGGATCGCATTTCCGTGCGCGTCGGACCGGCGTTGGAAACTGTTTCCACGCTTACCGGCCCGTTCGACTTCGTGCTTCTCGACGCCGATCAGCGACACTTCCCGGAATACCTCGACCTGGTGCTTCCGCTGCTTTCCGAAGACGGCGTCGTGGTCGCCGACAATGTGCTCTGGAGCGGTGCGGTTCTCGAACCGGAGGACACCGAGCCGGCCACCGAGGGCATCCGCCGGTTCAACGACGCCGTCGTCGCCCGGCCCGACCTCGTCTGCGTCCTGGCCAGTGTGCGCGACGGCATGATGTTCATCCGCCGCAAGAAGGCGACAAGCTGA
- a CDS encoding ABC1 kinase family protein — protein sequence MAEPRWHQLGLRTVQLAGIVTGHVVASVPAVVRVAPRGRTAVREVLWTRLRGLLTAMGASYIKGAQLLSTRQDLLDPALCESLSKLQDRVPAMSDRQVRETVERAYAGGEWPFAEFDWEPLASGSIACVYRARLLDGTDVAVKVRRPGLDWRMTADFGLMGAGAGVIQRVPAFARLPAVTMVQQIRDAVLGQLDFGAEAEALDLLRANLGDLSYLRVPAPVPDASREGVLVMEFVPGLRRFRRDDLAPEVAELAVRRVLQCVYRMLFIDGVVHCDLHPGNLYLDEDGEVVLLDAGFVVHLTPRVRKLFAEFFFNMSRGNGRQCASIVERSARNEAGTADLERFRAGIIELVEGAHAKPAGEFQLAPFAATLFDLQRRCGLFAAPEFVFPLLSLLVLEGMINEFDANVDFQAEAKPVLIRALLTAIPKEKAA from the coding sequence ATGGCCGAGCCGCGCTGGCATCAGTTGGGACTCCGGACGGTGCAGCTCGCCGGCATCGTCACCGGTCACGTGGTGGCGTCGGTCCCGGCGGTGGTGCGGGTCGCGCCCCGCGGCAGGACGGCGGTCCGCGAGGTGCTGTGGACCCGGCTGCGCGGCCTGCTCACCGCGATGGGAGCCAGCTACATCAAGGGCGCCCAGCTGCTCAGCACCCGGCAGGACCTGCTCGATCCCGCGCTGTGCGAGTCGTTGAGCAAGCTCCAGGACCGGGTGCCGGCGATGTCCGACCGGCAGGTGCGGGAGACGGTGGAGCGGGCGTACGCGGGCGGGGAGTGGCCGTTCGCGGAGTTCGACTGGGAGCCGCTGGCCAGCGGCAGCATCGCCTGCGTCTACCGGGCCCGGCTGCTCGACGGCACGGACGTGGCGGTGAAGGTGCGCCGGCCCGGGCTGGACTGGCGGATGACCGCCGACTTCGGGCTGATGGGGGCGGGTGCCGGGGTGATCCAACGGGTTCCGGCCTTCGCCCGGCTGCCGGCCGTCACGATGGTGCAGCAGATTCGCGACGCGGTGCTCGGCCAGCTCGACTTCGGCGCCGAGGCCGAGGCGCTCGACCTGTTGCGGGCCAACCTGGGCGACCTGAGCTACCTGCGGGTCCCGGCGCCGGTGCCGGACGCCAGCCGGGAGGGGGTCCTGGTGATGGAGTTCGTGCCGGGGCTGCGCCGCTTCCGGCGCGACGATCTCGCCCCCGAGGTCGCCGAACTCGCCGTACGCCGGGTGCTCCAGTGCGTCTACCGGATGCTGTTCATCGACGGGGTGGTCCACTGCGACCTGCACCCCGGCAACCTCTACCTGGACGAGGACGGCGAGGTGGTGCTGCTCGACGCGGGCTTCGTCGTGCACCTCACGCCGCGGGTACGCAAGCTGTTCGCCGAGTTCTTCTTCAACATGTCGCGCGGCAACGGGCGGCAGTGTGCGTCCATCGTGGAACGCAGCGCGCGCAACGAGGCCGGTACGGCCGATCTGGAGCGCTTCCGGGCCGGCATCATCGAACTGGTCGAGGGCGCGCACGCCAAGCCGGCGGGGGAGTTCCAGCTCGCGCCGTTCGCGGCCACCCTGTTCGACCTCCAGCGTCGCTGCGGCCTCTTCGCCGCGCCCGAGTTCGTCTTCCCGTTGCTGTCGCTGCTGGTCCTCGAGGGCATGATCAACGAGTTCGACGCGAACGTCGACTTCCAGGCGGAGGCCAAGCCGGTGCTGATCCGGGCGCTGCTGACCGCCATCCCGAAGGAGAAGGCCGCCTGA
- a CDS encoding class I SAM-dependent methyltransferase has translation MADPGSVANFNRIADRYDRHPGQFGCRRADEDVLDALDDVAPRTVLDIGCGTGRLLHRVAGRWPAAELTGIDPASEMIRVARAKLPAATLLTGTAEHLPVGDGTIDLVLSTTSFGHWSDQPAGLREVARALAPHGRFVLAEHTPPPVWSRRLLRLFGDLPAHHDQPTTRRLVEGAGLRVVRAGRVRGGLLLVVAVPA, from the coding sequence ATGGCCGACCCGGGATCGGTGGCGAACTTCAACCGGATCGCCGACCGCTACGACCGGCACCCCGGCCAGTTCGGCTGCCGACGGGCCGACGAGGACGTGCTCGACGCCCTCGACGACGTGGCTCCGCGCACCGTGCTCGACATCGGCTGCGGGACCGGCCGCCTGCTGCACCGGGTCGCGGGGCGCTGGCCGGCGGCCGAACTGACCGGCATCGACCCGGCGAGCGAGATGATCCGCGTCGCCCGCGCCAAGCTGCCCGCCGCGACCCTGCTCACCGGCACCGCCGAGCACCTCCCGGTCGGCGACGGCACGATCGACCTGGTGCTGAGCACGACGTCGTTCGGACACTGGTCCGACCAGCCGGCCGGCCTGCGCGAGGTGGCCCGCGCCCTGGCTCCGCACGGCCGGTTCGTGCTCGCCGAGCACACCCCGCCGCCGGTGTGGTCCCGGCGCCTCCTCCGGCTGTTCGGCGACCTGCCGGCACACCACGACCAGCCGACGACCCGGCGACTGGTGGAGGGGGCCGGCCTGCGGGTGGTCCGCGCCGGCCGGGTCCGCGGCGGGCTGCTGCTGGTGGTCGCCGTACCCGCCTGA
- a CDS encoding DUF6073 family protein, whose protein sequence is MSQNYFPPGGTDYLHLWTDAVIEIAGDTETIEADGWFVVNRSFPLREDPNKIIVQILQMNLRGHSEHLGEFLFTINPQLPTMGEEMTFAPEEFATRFKGYFNVFFELQLLEQGKTLVNKDPINISGLFGALPPIGAVGEMAPGDRVGMYDKANPDSEPIMYMLATRKIVGQYVSGDFNARNEDFVASQEVAAEWARTASTLTSAPAKA, encoded by the coding sequence ATGTCCCAGAACTACTTCCCGCCCGGTGGTACCGACTACCTCCACCTCTGGACCGACGCCGTCATCGAGATCGCCGGCGACACCGAGACGATCGAGGCCGACGGCTGGTTCGTCGTCAACCGCAGCTTCCCGCTGCGCGAGGACCCGAACAAGATCATCGTCCAGATCCTGCAGATGAACCTGCGGGGCCACAGCGAGCACCTCGGTGAGTTCCTGTTCACCATCAACCCGCAGCTCCCGACCATGGGCGAGGAAATGACCTTCGCCCCGGAGGAGTTCGCGACGCGGTTCAAGGGCTACTTCAACGTGTTCTTCGAGCTGCAGCTCCTGGAGCAGGGCAAGACCCTGGTCAACAAGGACCCGATCAACATCTCGGGTCTGTTCGGCGCCCTGCCGCCGATCGGCGCCGTCGGCGAGATGGCCCCCGGCGACCGGGTCGGCATGTACGACAAGGCCAACCCGGACAGCGAGCCGATCATGTACATGCTGGCCACCCGCAAGATCGTCGGCCAGTACGTCAGCGGCGACTTCAACGCCCGCAACGAGGACTTCGTGGCCAGCCAGGAAGTCGCCGCGGAGTGGGCGCGTACCGCCAGCACCCTCACCAGCGCCCCGGCGAAGGCCTGA
- a CDS encoding ABC transporter permease: MQHSTTPAGAARAATPDPPPRPAPGVPPRTGPPPYAANRMRSLATRVDEIVVLARRNLIQMRRRPALLIFSIIEPVLLVLMFRFVFGGAVDTGVDGSYADFMMPGILVQTATLGAVTIGSSLARDLHGGTLDRFRSMPIARASVLAGHTLAGLVRSLVVLLAMVLTGLLVGFRPSGGPLDWLGAISLLLLVAFAMAWVTALVALLAGGVEMVETLGLSLLFPLTLISSAFVPVASMPGPIQAFAANQPLTAFIDAIRALLLDQPVGTSAGRAVAWTVAICVVFVPLTAAAYHRSTRR, translated from the coding sequence GTGCAGCACTCGACGACACCGGCCGGCGCCGCGCGGGCGGCGACACCGGACCCACCACCCCGACCCGCCCCCGGCGTGCCGCCCCGAACCGGCCCACCGCCGTACGCCGCGAACCGGATGCGCTCCCTGGCCACCCGGGTCGACGAGATCGTCGTACTGGCCCGGCGCAACCTGATCCAGATGCGCCGCCGGCCGGCGCTGCTGATCTTCTCCATCATCGAGCCGGTGCTGCTGGTCCTGATGTTCCGCTTCGTCTTCGGCGGCGCGGTCGACACCGGCGTCGACGGGAGCTACGCGGACTTCATGATGCCCGGCATCCTGGTGCAGACGGCCACCCTCGGCGCGGTCACGATCGGCTCCAGTCTCGCCCGTGACCTGCACGGCGGGACCCTGGACCGGTTCCGCTCCATGCCGATCGCGCGGGCCTCGGTGCTGGCCGGGCACACCCTCGCCGGGCTGGTACGCAGCCTGGTGGTGCTGCTGGCCATGGTGCTCACCGGCCTGCTGGTCGGCTTCCGTCCCAGCGGCGGGCCGCTGGACTGGCTGGGGGCCATCAGCCTGCTGCTCCTCGTCGCCTTCGCGATGGCCTGGGTCACCGCGCTGGTGGCGCTGCTGGCCGGCGGCGTGGAGATGGTGGAGACCCTCGGACTCAGCCTGCTGTTCCCGCTCACGCTGATCAGCAGCGCGTTCGTGCCGGTGGCGAGCATGCCGGGGCCGATCCAGGCGTTCGCCGCCAACCAGCCGCTGACGGCGTTCATCGACGCCATCCGCGCGCTCCTGTTGGACCAGCCGGTCGGCACCAGCGCGGGCCGGGCCGTCGCCTGGACGGTCGCCATCTGCGTGGTGTTCGTGCCGCTGACGGCCGCGGCCTACCACCGCAGTACCCGCCGATGA
- a CDS encoding winged helix-turn-helix domain-containing protein, with product MKLVRWPAEEVRRERYKALGIPRLLVVEGGCRPPLCSDAKEDWVRAPVSRTDLEARMATLRAKAWVDSVPQIDPVGVLRYGGRSCAISPTEADILECLTRNFGEVVSRGELLRCLPERPALSRRNALDLHIMRVRRRIGPLNLAIRTVWGQGYLLELVK from the coding sequence GTGAAGCTCGTTCGCTGGCCGGCGGAGGAAGTCCGGCGGGAACGGTACAAGGCCCTGGGCATACCCAGGCTGCTGGTCGTGGAGGGCGGCTGCCGGCCACCACTGTGCAGCGACGCCAAGGAGGACTGGGTGCGCGCCCCGGTCAGCCGTACGGATCTGGAGGCACGGATGGCCACCCTGCGCGCGAAGGCCTGGGTGGACAGCGTTCCGCAGATCGACCCCGTCGGGGTGCTGCGCTACGGCGGCCGATCGTGCGCGATCTCGCCGACCGAGGCCGACATCCTGGAGTGCCTGACCCGCAACTTCGGCGAGGTCGTGTCCCGGGGCGAGCTGCTGCGCTGCCTTCCGGAACGCCCCGCGCTGAGCCGCCGCAACGCGTTGGACCTGCACATCATGCGGGTCCGTCGCCGGATCGGCCCACTGAACCTGGCCATCCGCACCGTGTGGGGCCAGGGCTACCTCCTGGAACTCGTCAAGTGA